In Crassostrea angulata isolate pt1a10 chromosome 6, ASM2561291v2, whole genome shotgun sequence, a genomic segment contains:
- the LOC128188497 gene encoding L-rhamnose-binding lectin CSL3-like: protein MKVVSRCSFHKQSERKMLPKLLGFVLLFGSTYAITERACEGSTLYLTCPQGQSINVTYANYGRSNLYVCPAGGQQNTNCYSGSSIQTVRNTCQGQNQCSISASDALFGDPCPRTYKYLEVDYECEFQSPPGNRFHVCEGGSLYLYCPRGTYLVIFSANFGRLSSAICPGPGSNNVNCVSSNALSVVRNSCEGYPSCQLEAINNVFGDPCPGTYKYLEVNVGCSYF from the exons ATGAAAGTAGTTAGCCGGTGCAGTTTTCATAAGCAGTCTGAGAGGAAAATGTTACCTAAACTTCTTGGGTTTGTTCTCCTTTTTGGATCGACATATG CTATTACGGAGCGTGCTTGTGAGGGGAGCACCTTGTACCTCACTTGTCCCCAGGGACAATCGATCAACGTGACGTACGCTAACTACGGCAGGAGTAACCTGTACGTCTGTCCGGCCGGAGGACAACAGAACACCAACTGTTATAGCGGGTCGTCCATACAGACTGTACGGAACACATGTCAAGGCCAGAACCAGTGTAGCATCTCGGCTTCCGATGCTCTGTTCGGAGACCCTTGTCCAAGAACATATAAATATTTGGAGGTCGATTATGAATGTGAATTTCAATCTCCCCCAG GAAACCGATTCCACGTCTGTGAGGGTGGTTCCTTGTATCTTTACTGTCCAAGGGGAACGTATCTAGTAATTTTCTCTGCCAACTTCGGACGACTGAGTTCCGCAATCTGTCCAGGTCCCGGATCAAACAACGTGAACTGTGTGTCTTCTAATGCCCTGTCCGTGGTCAGAAACAGCTGTGAGGGGTACCCCAGCTGCCAACTCGAGGCCATCAATAATGTGTTTGGAGACCCGTGTCCAGGAACTTATAAATATCTGGAGGTTAATGTTGGATGCAgttatttctaa